The sequence GCTGCACCACTCATCACGTTATTTGAATCATCCAGAAATTCTGTCAGCTTTGTGGATACAGTTATTTCCCCCTTTCTCATGAGGTGACATCAGATTGAGGAATTCCCCCAGCACGAGTTGCTCTCCCTTGCCAAGATCTTCCTTCCCTGTTGACACTTATTAGCCCCATCATCAGACCCCACCACAATTTTCTCATACCTTACctacaattttgattttttttgccttttttttggcagAATGCCTTGCAAAGCATCACATAtgttgtttggggggggggggttgtgtgtttgtggtttttttttgcctcagcTATAGTGAGAGATGATCTTTGCCTACCAGAGCAGTGGCCGGGAGAGCCTCTCTCACGCTGTAGTCACAGGCCGCTGAACAGATGCCAGCAACCTGCCACGTTCAGGCTGTGAGGAAAGCACGGGGAAGGCCGAGCAGAGGCTGGCACACCGCCTGAGAGCACCCAGCCCAAGGCACACCCACAGGCAGGTCTCTGTAGACGTGCCATGCCCCGGGCCCACCCCGGCAGAGGTCCTGGGGGACCCGGGGCCGCCCCTGAGGCCTGCGCTCCCGCCCAGCGCGGGGTTCGGCCTCCATCGCCGCCGCCCGTCGCCATGGAAACAGGTGCGGGCGCGGGGCATGCCGGTCTGAAAGAAACTGCTGCAGTAAAGTGCTACGAGAGCGCCGGATTCTGGCCAATCAGCGCTAAAGGGGGTGGTGGCGGTGACCAATGGGTGGCGGCCAGTACGGAGGGGGCGGGGTCGAGGGTGCTTGGAGGCGACGGCGGCGCGGGCGGGTCGGTTAAACGGACGCGGCGGCGGAGCGAGCTGCGTGTCCGTCTTACTCTGCACCACGCCCGCTCCGTTCCACACAGAGCCGGTCCCGCGGCGCCCGCCAAAGTGGTGAGGAGAGTGGCGTGGGGACCTCGGACGCTGTCGGGAGGCGGCTTCCGagaggggccgggccgggtcccGCCCGGGCACTGGGAAGGCTGAGGCTGGGCGGCCGGAGCTCGGGCACCGCAGCGGCTCCCCCGCGCCAGGGCCCTTCCCCGGCGGCCGCCTCCGTCTTTCCCGTATCCCTGGGAGCTACAGGCTGACTCCGAGCCTCGCTGACTCCGAGCCGTTGGCGGGGGCCGCTGGGCGTCGTTCGCGGGGAATGGCCGTCGGGGCCGGGCGCTGGAGCAGTGGCTCCACTCCCGGACTGCGCCAGGCTGGggcggggctgggaggcagcggggTTCGAGGCTGCTCCGTCGATGCCCGTGCCGCTCCGAGAGCTCCCTGTGAGCGGGCTCTGCCGGTGCCGTTCTCCTGGCTCTGCCGCCCGAGCGGTGCACAGCGCGGGCCCCGGGACCGGGCTGAGAACGGCAGTACCTGGGCGAGGGCCGGGCGGGCGCCTACTCCCCCAACCTGGAATTCTCTTTTTCCGCTCAATGCAGGCAATCATGAGTGACCGAAAGGCAGTGATCAAGAATGCGGACATGTCGGAAGAGATGCAGCAAGATGCTGTGGAGTGCGCGACTCAGGCCTTGGAGAAGTACAACATCGAGAAGGACATTGCTGCTCACATAAAGAAGGTAAACGTTTGCTTGTAGTGTCCTCGTGAAATCTCCATGCACATGAAAAACCAAGTAAGGAGAA comes from Larus michahellis chromosome 13, bLarMic1.1, whole genome shotgun sequence and encodes:
- the LOC141750791 gene encoding dynein light chain 1, cytoplasmic-like isoform X1; this translates as MQAIMSDRKAVIKNADMSEEMQQDAVECATQALEKYNIEKDIAAHIKKEFDKKYNPTWHCIVGRNFGSYVTHETKHFIYFYLGQVAILLFKSG